In Candidatus Saccharibacteria bacterium oral taxon 488, a single window of DNA contains:
- a CDS encoding ribonuclease HI, with protein sequence MTIYYTDGSTSPNPGPGGFAVIKDLQPWILGSEDGETTNIRMEGKALIAALQDADGAPCVIYTDSEFWINVVTKWAPGWQQRGWTKKGGEIKNLDIVQELYELYVQSQAELRWVRGHEGDEGNELADEWANRARLGERL encoded by the coding sequence ATGACAATTTACTACACTGACGGTTCGACTAGCCCCAATCCCGGCCCGGGTGGCTTCGCGGTGATTAAGGATCTTCAGCCGTGGATCTTGGGCTCCGAGGACGGCGAGACGACTAACATCCGCATGGAAGGCAAGGCGCTGATTGCGGCACTTCAGGACGCTGACGGCGCGCCATGTGTGATTTATACTGATAGCGAATTTTGGATCAATGTGGTGACCAAGTGGGCGCCAGGCTGGCAGCAGCGCGGCTGGACAAAGAAGGGTGGCGAGATTAAGAACTTGGATATCGTACAGGAATTATACGAGTTATATGTGCAGTCGCAGGCGGAACTCCGCTGGGTGCGCGGTCATGAGGGTGACGAGGGCAATGAGCTGGCAGATGAGTGGGCGAATCGGGCGCGGCTGGGTGAGCGGCTATAA
- a CDS encoding DUF4868 domain-containing protein, which produces MEEVRETTDIFLWANQTDAKKNDLQIELFLFNKNYTPYVMPLKGDVEQQLRPLFLFDYINQVNLGAGTGLSVRDYELSEAEENVLLRTDLAKVGRAETLLHLIEHERGDIVEFSETEHEFKRMKGVIARFTDPNHPEKIFYTAKLIQQGQTLKSALAWEFSDGKFGAFKAEVGFKVPDDNQVLIIGQDMFAFNPGKFERMFGYEYKKQVIADKKVAEIEKEYKLSFPEGLDLNALVKERKKTINKLQKLEIGEVKQEQVLDYADEMQLELMSDDNGAIIIMDGNDLDMFVNLINEDYIESKITGKRYEIKSKKLLGEPEGEPPRG; this is translated from the coding sequence ATGGAAGAAGTGAGGGAAACGACTGATATTTTTTTGTGGGCCAATCAAACTGATGCGAAGAAGAACGATTTACAGATAGAGCTGTTCTTATTTAATAAAAATTATACGCCGTATGTTATGCCTTTGAAAGGTGATGTTGAGCAGCAGCTGCGGCCGCTATTTTTGTTTGATTATATCAATCAAGTTAATTTGGGGGCGGGCACCGGCCTCAGTGTGCGCGATTATGAGCTGAGCGAAGCGGAAGAAAACGTGCTGCTGCGGACGGACCTCGCCAAGGTCGGCCGGGCGGAAACCTTGCTTCATTTGATTGAGCATGAGCGCGGCGACATCGTGGAATTTTCGGAAACTGAGCATGAGTTCAAACGGATGAAGGGCGTGATAGCGCGGTTTACTGATCCAAATCATCCAGAAAAAATCTTTTACACGGCTAAGTTAATTCAGCAGGGACAGACACTCAAAAGCGCGCTGGCGTGGGAGTTTTCTGACGGCAAGTTTGGTGCGTTTAAGGCGGAAGTCGGGTTTAAGGTGCCAGACGATAACCAGGTGCTGATCATCGGTCAGGATATGTTCGCCTTTAATCCAGGCAAGTTTGAGCGGATGTTTGGCTATGAATACAAGAAGCAGGTGATTGCTGATAAGAAAGTGGCGGAAATTGAAAAGGAATACAAATTGAGTTTTCCAGAGGGCTTGGATCTAAATGCGCTGGTCAAGGAGCGCAAAAAGACCATCAATAAACTACAGAAATTAGAGATTGGCGAAGTTAAACAAGAGCAGGTGCTGGACTATGCTGATGAGATGCAGCTGGAGCTGATGAGTGATGATAACGGCGCGATTATCATTATGGATGGTAATGATCTGGATATGTTTGTGAACTTGATCAACGAGGATTATATCGAGAGTAAAATTACCGGCAAGCGATACGAAATTAAATCGAAAAAACTGCTGGGCGAGCCAGAGGGCGAACCACCGCGAGGTTAA
- a CDS encoding AAA family ATPase: MDQELALAILMSGRSALLTGAAGTGKTHLLNTFIAQARDQGKKVSVTATTGLAATHLGGNTIHSWSGIGVSDHLANNFFDRLSKTRREVITKTDVLVIDEISMLHDFRLDMVDQVLRGVRENDQPFGGVQLVMSGDFFQLPPINRPGEQGGGFVVYSEAWQELQPAVLYLERQYRQNDEQLLEILTALRHDDIRRHHAEMLLARTEVELPDGDITELHTVNVDVDAINSQKLAELVGEERRYQQTTTGSKVYVESLQRSVLAPSELVLKPGALVMAVKNSPQKLYANGSIGTVVDFEPLTDYPIVEFRSGQQVTMVPDVWELRDGERKRASISQVPLRLAWAITVHKSQGMTLDAAKIDLRKAFVEGMGYVALSRVRDLDNLYLYGINRKALEISPDALAIDEVLQRASNEAAEHYRPILKEMKQKQSVPKKSGKKPQSASWQQKIAKMRETYPKAYMPWEKADDDILKQEFLQGATIQQLSQKLGRHEGSIKMRLQKHFGEDVVQ, from the coding sequence ATGGACCAAGAATTGGCGCTGGCGATTTTGATGAGCGGTCGGTCGGCGCTGCTGACGGGCGCGGCGGGTACCGGCAAAACACACCTGCTGAACACGTTTATTGCACAGGCGCGTGACCAGGGTAAAAAGGTGTCGGTAACAGCGACGACGGGCTTGGCGGCGACGCATTTGGGTGGCAATACCATTCACAGTTGGAGCGGCATTGGTGTCAGTGATCACTTGGCGAACAACTTTTTTGATCGGCTGTCAAAAACGCGGCGTGAGGTGATTACCAAGACTGATGTGTTGGTAATTGATGAGATTTCCATGCTGCATGATTTTCGGCTAGACATGGTCGATCAGGTGCTGCGTGGTGTCCGGGAAAACGACCAGCCGTTTGGCGGTGTGCAGCTGGTGATGAGTGGTGATTTTTTCCAATTACCGCCGATCAATCGTCCGGGCGAGCAGGGCGGCGGCTTTGTGGTGTATTCGGAAGCGTGGCAGGAGCTGCAGCCGGCGGTGCTGTATCTGGAGCGGCAATATCGGCAAAATGATGAGCAGCTCCTCGAGATTTTGACAGCACTGAGACATGACGATATCAGGCGACATCACGCTGAGATGTTGCTGGCACGGACGGAGGTTGAGCTGCCTGATGGTGACATCACCGAGCTACATACCGTCAATGTTGATGTTGACGCTATCAACAGCCAGAAGCTGGCAGAGCTGGTGGGCGAGGAGCGAAGGTATCAGCAGACGACGACTGGCTCGAAAGTATACGTCGAGAGCTTACAGCGGTCGGTGCTGGCGCCGAGTGAACTCGTGTTGAAACCGGGTGCGTTGGTCATGGCCGTGAAGAATTCGCCGCAGAAATTGTACGCTAACGGTAGCATCGGTACGGTGGTGGATTTTGAGCCCTTGACCGATTATCCGATCGTGGAGTTTCGCAGTGGTCAGCAGGTGACCATGGTGCCGGATGTGTGGGAGCTGCGTGACGGTGAGCGTAAGCGGGCGAGTATCTCGCAGGTGCCACTGCGCCTGGCGTGGGCTATCACCGTGCATAAAAGCCAGGGCATGACGCTTGACGCAGCTAAGATTGACCTGAGAAAAGCGTTTGTTGAGGGCATGGGTTATGTGGCTTTGAGTCGGGTGCGAGATTTGGATAACTTGTATCTATATGGAATTAACCGCAAGGCGCTGGAAATTTCACCGGATGCGCTGGCAATTGATGAGGTATTGCAGCGGGCAAGTAATGAAGCGGCCGAGCACTATCGTCCGATACTGAAGGAAATGAAGCAAAAGCAGTCAGTGCCGAAAAAATCTGGCAAAAAGCCTCAGTCCGCTAGCTGGCAGCAAAAAATTGCCAAAATGCGTGAGACGTACCCGAAGGCCTATATGCCGTGGGAAAAAGCTGACGACGACATCCTCAAACAGGAATTTTTACAAGGCGCGACCATCCAGCAGCTTAGTCAAAAGCTTGGTCGTCACGAAGGCTCGATTAAGATGCGGCTGCAGAAACATTTTGGGGAGGATGTGGTGCAGTGA
- a CDS encoding glycoside hydrolase family 1 protein gives MTTKQSERIVFPKKFLWGAATSAHQVEGGLVNQWTTWELEHAKRLSVQAPHQFGDIDSWPRIKKEATRPDNYVSGRGVDHYHRYEEDFAILKSLNMNAFRFCIEWARIEPQEGAWDAAAIAHYRTYLRTLKKMGITPVVTLFHFTLPEWFAAKGGFEKRRNIKYFVYYVEKVLSELGRDIEWIVTINEPTVYAGESYLEGHWPPNKTRKRDMLRVLCNLVTAHKKVYKLTRARKKWKVSMAHHLIYCYPGDDAILSRASARVVHYFLNTWVLRRVRRHSDYLAINYYFARRIYGYRVHDPYLKVSDLGWDMQPDKLQYLLEDVAERYRLPIMITENGLADGTDSQRQWWLTETIKAMHEALKHDVNLIGYLHWSLLDNFEWDKGYWPKFGLVAVDRQTMTRTVRPSARWFAAVIKKLRK, from the coding sequence ATGACAACGAAGCAATCTGAACGCATCGTGTTTCCAAAGAAGTTTTTATGGGGTGCAGCGACGTCGGCGCATCAGGTCGAGGGCGGACTGGTGAATCAGTGGACGACGTGGGAGCTTGAGCATGCCAAGCGGCTGTCCGTGCAGGCGCCGCATCAATTTGGTGATATTGACAGCTGGCCGCGTATTAAAAAAGAGGCGACCAGGCCTGACAACTACGTATCGGGGCGGGGTGTCGATCATTACCATCGCTATGAGGAAGATTTCGCGATTCTCAAGAGCCTCAACATGAATGCCTTTCGGTTCTGTATTGAATGGGCGCGAATTGAGCCGCAGGAAGGTGCGTGGGATGCGGCGGCGATTGCCCACTATCGGACGTATCTACGGACGCTGAAAAAGATGGGTATTACACCGGTGGTGACGCTGTTTCATTTTACACTACCAGAGTGGTTTGCAGCTAAGGGCGGCTTTGAAAAGCGGCGCAATATCAAATATTTTGTGTATTATGTTGAGAAAGTTTTGAGCGAGTTGGGGCGCGACATCGAGTGGATCGTGACGATTAACGAGCCGACTGTCTATGCCGGCGAGAGTTACCTCGAGGGGCATTGGCCGCCGAATAAAACTCGCAAGCGTGATATGCTGCGCGTGCTCTGTAACCTCGTTACGGCGCATAAAAAAGTGTATAAATTGACGCGTGCTCGCAAAAAGTGGAAAGTGTCGATGGCGCATCATCTGATCTATTGCTATCCGGGCGATGATGCGATTCTCAGCCGGGCTAGTGCGCGGGTGGTACATTATTTCTTGAACACGTGGGTGCTGCGTCGAGTGCGGCGGCACAGTGACTACTTGGCGATCAATTATTACTTTGCCCGGCGGATTTATGGCTATCGGGTGCATGACCCGTATCTGAAGGTCAGCGATCTCGGCTGGGATATGCAGCCGGATAAATTGCAGTATCTACTGGAGGACGTGGCCGAGCGCTATCGGTTGCCGATTATGATTACCGAGAATGGGCTGGCGGATGGCACTGATAGTCAGCGGCAGTGGTGGCTGACCGAGACGATCAAGGCGATGCATGAGGCGCTGAAGCATGATGTCAATCTAATCGGTTATTTGCACTGGAGCCTGCTCGATAATTTTGAATGGGACAAGGGTTATTGGCCAAAGTTTGGTCTGGTAGCAGTTGATCGGCAGACCATGACCCGGACGGTACGGCCAAGCGCACGCTGGTTCGCGGCGGTGATCAAGAAGCTGCGGAAATAG
- a CDS encoding cell division/cell wall cluster transcriptional repressor MraZ, with translation MKKPTNLPRRKDDVQTDYFERKLDDKRRLTIPAELRAEFASGVVLTRGFGKYLHLYPQQVWDREVEGALTGSILDERVADLNVKFRRGKTASALDQKQGRVTIEQHLLDYADIDREVVAVRAGAYFRLMAAENAD, from the coding sequence GTGAAAAAACCAACTAATCTACCACGGAGGAAGGACGACGTGCAGACAGATTACTTTGAGCGAAAGTTGGACGACAAGCGGCGCTTGACGATCCCAGCCGAGCTCAGGGCAGAGTTTGCGTCCGGCGTCGTGTTGACCCGCGGGTTTGGCAAATATCTCCACCTGTATCCGCAGCAAGTCTGGGATCGGGAAGTGGAGGGTGCGCTGACCGGAAGTATTCTGGATGAGCGGGTGGCCGACCTGAACGTCAAGTTTCGCCGCGGTAAAACCGCCTCGGCGCTTGACCAGAAACAGGGGCGGGTGACGATTGAGCAGCATCTACTCGACTATGCCGATATTGACCGGGAAGTCGTGGCGGTGCGGGCGGGCGCGTATTTTCGGCTGATGGCGGCTGAAAATGCAGATTGA
- the rsmH gene encoding 16S rRNA (cytosine(1402)-N(4))-methyltransferase RsmH, whose amino-acid sequence MSEPIHVPVLLEVTLDRLRPARGERYLDLTAGYGGHAREFLRRTDNYLGAVLVDRDDKAISTLGDLAEKGATLIHKDFVSAAQDLVKQGRTFDVILADLGVSSPQLDRAERGFSFRFDGPLDMRMDNRTETTAADIVNSYSVDELTRLMTRYGEESPGRARRIAQAIVNARPIRGTTELADLIKHTVGRGGMKHHPATRTFQALRIEVNHELRLVEELLPLLPRLLTRGGRVGIISFHSLEDRLVKRYFWEQVAAGYEAELIIPEKKPVSGTEDVHNPRSRSAQFRYAVKT is encoded by the coding sequence ATGAGCGAACCGATTCATGTTCCCGTGCTCCTGGAGGTGACCTTGGATAGGTTGCGGCCGGCCAGAGGCGAGAGGTATCTCGACCTAACGGCTGGTTACGGCGGCCACGCCAGGGAATTCTTACGGAGGACGGATAATTACTTGGGCGCAGTGCTGGTTGACCGCGATGATAAAGCGATTAGCACGCTGGGCGATTTGGCCGAAAAAGGCGCGACGCTGATTCACAAGGATTTTGTGAGTGCAGCGCAGGATTTGGTCAAGCAGGGACGTACATTTGACGTGATTTTGGCTGATTTGGGGGTGTCGTCACCGCAGCTTGACAGAGCAGAGAGAGGTTTTTCGTTTCGGTTTGACGGGCCGCTGGATATGCGGATGGATAATCGGACGGAAACGACAGCAGCGGATATCGTCAATTCGTATTCGGTTGATGAGCTGACGCGGCTGATGACTCGTTACGGCGAGGAAAGTCCCGGACGGGCCAGGCGGATTGCGCAGGCAATTGTCAATGCTAGGCCGATTCGGGGAACGACTGAGCTGGCTGATCTGATCAAGCACACTGTCGGTCGCGGCGGGATGAAACATCATCCGGCGACTCGCACCTTTCAGGCACTGCGCATTGAAGTCAATCACGAACTTCGGCTGGTTGAAGAATTATTGCCGCTGCTGCCACGTCTCCTTACTAGGGGCGGGCGAGTTGGAATAATTAGTTTTCATAGTTTGGAGGATCGATTGGTCAAGCGATATTTCTGGGAGCAAGTAGCTGCCGGCTACGAGGCCGAGCTGATCATCCCAGAGAAAAAACCGGTGTCTGGAACAGAAGATGTTCACAATCCGCGCAGTCGAAGCGCTCAGTTTCGCTACGCCGTGAAAACATAA
- a CDS encoding penicillin-binding protein 2: protein MKRHLTQSRTGVLAIILLGMMAIFVMRLFYLQIIKHSEYVSLAQASQQRHFVIPAERGKLYMMDGGTAVPVVLNQTVYTVIADPQTVKQEQRQQIIAALQEIAGGEVVSDAAKRLERTASRYEVLARNITRTQAEKLKAKDFVGILYQKGSIRNYPEGQLAAQVLGFVNAEGKGQYGAEGALNDRLKGRDGLLKTVADVRNVPLTLSKDNVRVEAKSGENVALSIDRNVQSYAEEALKRGIDKAGATEGSVMVMNPNNGQVLAMANYPTYNPAEYTKQKDAAVFSNATTMLPFEPGSIVKTFSMATGIDKGVVTPQSTYSNTDCTEVGDRKMCNALRGLGGTTSMQSAFNNSLNVGMITIARRLGDGSTITPSARQTLYEYYHDKFGFGEATGIELAEAPGLLYVPNRPGAEVNYANITFGQGMNATMVQAASAFCSVVNGGQYFRPTVVAGTVDANGGLRPSAASPLRRTISEQSSATMRGMLSTARAVLNQRMPDKDRPGYDVGGKTGTSETLINGSYTMDETVATYIGYGGANRPEYVIMVRVAAPGKRKNLQGNIHAAPIFTDISNWMIDYMKLAPKG from the coding sequence ATGAAACGTCACTTAACGCAATCTCGAACCGGCGTACTCGCTATCATTCTGTTGGGGATGATGGCGATTTTTGTGATGCGGCTGTTTTATCTACAGATCATTAAACACAGCGAATACGTGTCGCTGGCTCAGGCTAGCCAGCAGCGTCATTTTGTCATTCCGGCCGAGCGGGGCAAGCTATATATGATGGATGGCGGTACGGCCGTCCCCGTGGTGCTTAACCAAACGGTCTATACGGTGATCGCCGATCCGCAGACGGTCAAGCAGGAGCAGCGCCAGCAGATTATCGCGGCGCTACAGGAAATTGCCGGTGGCGAGGTAGTGAGTGACGCGGCCAAGCGGCTGGAGCGTACCGCCTCTCGCTACGAAGTGCTGGCGCGCAACATCACGCGCACCCAGGCCGAGAAGCTAAAGGCTAAGGATTTTGTCGGTATCTTGTATCAAAAGGGGTCGATTCGCAACTATCCGGAGGGGCAGCTGGCAGCGCAGGTGCTGGGCTTCGTTAATGCCGAGGGCAAGGGGCAGTACGGGGCTGAAGGGGCGCTAAACGATAGGCTGAAGGGTCGTGATGGCCTACTCAAAACAGTGGCGGACGTGCGTAATGTGCCGCTGACGCTGAGTAAAGATAACGTGCGCGTCGAGGCGAAGTCGGGCGAGAATGTGGCGTTGTCGATTGATCGAAATGTGCAGAGTTACGCCGAAGAAGCGCTCAAACGAGGGATCGACAAGGCCGGCGCGACCGAAGGTAGCGTGATGGTGATGAATCCGAATAATGGTCAGGTGCTGGCGATGGCTAATTATCCAACGTATAATCCAGCCGAGTACACCAAGCAAAAAGACGCAGCGGTGTTTAGCAATGCGACGACGATGCTGCCGTTTGAGCCGGGGTCCATTGTCAAGACGTTCAGCATGGCGACGGGGATTGATAAGGGTGTGGTGACGCCGCAGTCAACGTACTCGAACACTGATTGTACTGAGGTGGGGGATCGGAAAATGTGTAATGCTCTAAGGGGGCTTGGCGGCACGACGAGCATGCAGAGTGCGTTTAATAATTCGCTCAATGTCGGCATGATCACGATTGCGCGGCGGCTGGGCGATGGATCGACGATCACCCCGAGTGCGCGGCAGACGCTGTATGAGTATTATCACGACAAATTTGGGTTTGGTGAGGCGACGGGGATTGAGCTAGCGGAGGCGCCGGGGCTACTTTACGTGCCAAATCGGCCGGGAGCAGAGGTGAATTACGCGAATATTACGTTCGGGCAGGGTATGAATGCGACGATGGTACAGGCGGCCAGCGCGTTTTGTTCGGTGGTGAATGGCGGGCAGTATTTTCGACCGACGGTGGTAGCTGGAACGGTGGATGCGAATGGCGGTTTGAGGCCTTCGGCTGCTTCACCGCTGCGCAGGACTATTTCTGAGCAGTCATCAGCCACCATGCGCGGCATGCTGTCAACAGCGCGGGCGGTTCTCAATCAGCGTATGCCCGATAAAGACAGGCCGGGCTATGATGTCGGCGGCAAGACTGGTACCTCAGAGACGCTGATCAATGGTAGCTATACCATGGACGAAACAGTAGCGACGTATATCGGCTATGGTGGCGCAAATCGCCCCGAGTATGTCATAATGGTACGTGTCGCGGCGCCTGGCAAGCGCAAGAACTTACAGGGTAACATTCACGCTGCACCAATTTTTACTGATATCTCCAACTGGATGATTGATTATATGAAATTAGCACCGAAGGGATAG
- the mraY gene encoding phospho-N-acetylmuramoyl-pentapeptide-transferase: protein MATALQTMTNELTHVFLLSVGAFLLAMFLTPIYTFFAYRYRFWKRQRSESTDGKELKVFAKFQAAKLRRNIPTMAGVIGVISIFVVTFLCNLDRAQTWLPLAALVGGAAVGLVDDVINLRGLGGGAAGLRSPVKFALIMLIGIVLGWFFYVKLGVASFHVPFMGDVAIGWLIIPLFAFAVVATGNAVNISDGMDGLAGGLLGISFGAFGVIALLQQQVLLAGFCFTVVGVLLSYLWFNIYPARFFMGDVGSFAYGVSLGVVAMLTNSLLLLPVIGLLFVIEAGSSLIQIVSKKLFKRKIFLSAPIHHHLEASGWPETKVTMRFWVIGCVMAFIGVMLALAGGHIA, encoded by the coding sequence ATGGCAACTGCTTTACAAACAATGACCAACGAATTGACACACGTATTTTTGCTCAGTGTCGGGGCGTTCTTATTGGCGATGTTTCTGACGCCGATTTATACGTTTTTTGCCTATCGGTATCGGTTTTGGAAGCGGCAGCGCTCGGAGAGTACCGACGGCAAAGAGTTGAAGGTTTTTGCTAAATTCCAAGCGGCAAAATTGCGGCGAAATATTCCAACAATGGCCGGAGTTATCGGTGTTATTTCGATTTTTGTTGTAACATTCCTCTGTAATTTAGATCGAGCGCAGACATGGCTGCCGCTAGCGGCGCTAGTCGGGGGTGCCGCAGTTGGGTTAGTTGATGATGTTATTAATCTACGCGGGCTGGGCGGTGGTGCAGCCGGCTTACGTAGTCCGGTGAAATTTGCGCTGATTATGCTTATCGGCATCGTCCTTGGCTGGTTTTTCTATGTCAAGCTGGGCGTGGCCAGCTTCCATGTGCCGTTCATGGGTGACGTAGCGATCGGCTGGCTGATCATCCCGCTGTTTGCCTTTGCAGTGGTAGCGACTGGTAATGCGGTTAATATTTCTGATGGCATGGACGGGCTGGCCGGCGGGCTGTTGGGGATTAGCTTTGGGGCGTTCGGAGTGATTGCCTTGCTGCAGCAACAAGTGTTGCTGGCGGGATTTTGCTTCACGGTAGTTGGTGTGCTACTGAGTTATCTCTGGTTTAACATCTATCCAGCAAGGTTTTTCATGGGCGATGTTGGTAGTTTTGCCTATGGGGTGAGTTTGGGAGTGGTGGCGATGCTGACTAACTCATTGCTGCTGCTGCCGGTGATTGGGTTGTTGTTTGTGATCGAGGCGGGTTCGAGCTTGATCCAGATTGTGAGCAAGAAACTCTTTAAGCGCAAGATTTTCTTATCGGCGCCGATTCATCATCACCTAGAAGCCAGCGGCTGGCCGGAAACTAAAGTGACGATGCGGTTTTGGGTGATTGGCTGCGTGATGGCGTTTATCGGCGTGATGCTGGCTCTGGCGGGGGGTCATATTGCGTAA
- a CDS encoding FtsW/RodA/SpoVE family cell cycle protein yields MRNRTATSTAKAVRRHRPMYQIVLYMGLLLMLGLVVMYALGPQRANVLNHTHGANYSDTFFFNKQLASVITAVVAFGVAAILPYRWLTEAWAKRLFIAGLAACFLLVVCGALLHLPFASDTNGAYRWFYLGGLGSFQPAELLKFGLLLFVAGFLAKRVRQGKLNDINETLIPLGIVMAVSIFVVVVLQKDLGTGVSLVALALSVLAVSGMDARLLRRIVFIIAAAALVLTFSSPHRIERVMTFIQGDTHQSASRDENNYHIQQARIAIGSGGLLGLGIGKSVQATGYLPEAINDSIFAVMGETFGFVGLLVILALFSALLLSLLKVTSRLADMHLRLVVAGVFGWVASHVLMNIGSMTGIIPMTGISLPLLSYGGTSMLFIAAALGLAFQLSAYTAHKPLTEGEGSGKDLGSRRRLGRTRYASRGSV; encoded by the coding sequence TTGCGTAACCGCACTGCCACCTCAACCGCCAAGGCGGTGCGTCGCCACCGGCCGATGTATCAGATCGTGCTGTATATGGGGTTGTTATTGATGCTCGGGTTGGTGGTGATGTATGCGCTGGGACCGCAGCGGGCGAATGTATTAAATCATACGCACGGCGCGAATTATAGCGACACCTTCTTTTTTAATAAGCAGCTGGCCAGCGTCATCACCGCTGTGGTGGCATTTGGGGTGGCGGCGATATTGCCATATCGGTGGTTGACCGAGGCGTGGGCCAAGCGACTATTCATCGCGGGCTTGGCGGCGTGTTTCTTGTTGGTGGTTTGCGGGGCGCTGCTGCATCTGCCATTTGCATCGGACACCAACGGCGCGTACCGCTGGTTTTATCTGGGTGGACTGGGTAGCTTTCAGCCGGCGGAGTTATTGAAATTTGGCTTGCTACTGTTTGTGGCTGGGTTTTTGGCCAAACGGGTGCGCCAAGGCAAACTCAACGATATCAACGAGACGCTGATCCCGCTGGGTATTGTTATGGCGGTGTCGATATTTGTGGTGGTGGTGCTGCAGAAAGATTTGGGGACGGGTGTGTCGCTCGTAGCGCTGGCGCTGTCGGTGTTAGCGGTGTCGGGGATGGACGCTCGGCTACTGCGACGCATCGTGTTCATTATCGCGGCTGCGGCGTTAGTGCTGACGTTCTCATCACCGCATCGCATCGAGCGGGTGATGACCTTTATTCAGGGTGATACGCATCAATCAGCCAGTCGGGATGAAAATAATTATCACATCCAACAAGCGCGCATCGCCATCGGCTCGGGCGGCCTATTGGGCCTCGGCATCGGTAAAAGTGTGCAGGCGACAGGTTACCTGCCAGAGGCGATTAACGACTCGATTTTTGCGGTGATGGGCGAAACGTTTGGATTTGTTGGCCTGTTGGTTATTTTGGCGCTGTTTTCGGCGCTGCTGCTGAGCCTGCTCAAGGTGACGTCGCGGCTGGCTGATATGCACCTAAGGCTCGTAGTGGCGGGTGTGTTTGGCTGGGTGGCGTCGCATGTGCTGATGAATATTGGCTCAATGACGGGGATTATTCCGATGACTGGTATCTCGCTGCCGCTGCTCAGTTATGGCGGCACCAGCATGTTATTTATCGCAGCGGCGCTGGGTCTGGCATTTCAACTGTCAGCCTATACGGCGCACAAACCATTAACGGAAGGAGAGGGAAGTGGCAAAGATCTTGGCAGTCGGCGGCGGCTCGGGCGGACACGTTACGCCAGTCGTGGCAGTGTGTAA
- a CDS encoding DUF2726 domain-containing protein, which translates to MHQKGAHHNTQYELAFYQTLHEVVSGCIIIPQAHLSIFLNHKVRGQNWSRAFSRINGKSVDFLICTNDIRPLLAIELDDITHNRPDRQQRDAFVNTVITSAHIPLLRFTASGWNTDTIKQQVAQALHASVFEK; encoded by the coding sequence ATACACCAAAAAGGAGCGCATCATAACACACAGTACGAACTGGCCTTCTATCAAACCCTACACGAAGTAGTCAGCGGCTGTATCATTATTCCTCAAGCCCATCTGAGCATATTCTTGAATCATAAGGTGCGCGGACAAAACTGGAGCAGGGCATTCTCAAGAATCAATGGTAAATCAGTAGACTTCCTCATCTGCACCAATGACATACGACCACTTCTCGCCATAGAGCTTGATGATATCACTCACAATCGCCCTGACCGTCAACAGCGAGACGCTTTTGTCAATACAGTTATCACTAGTGCACACATACCCCTGCTACGATTCACCGCCAGCGGCTGGAATACCGACACCATCAAGCAGCAAGTTGCCCAGGCCCTGCACGCATCAGTATTCGAAAAATAA
- a CDS encoding DUF308 domain-containing protein translates to MGKNEQKKSGLVTTGLVIGIIGLVLSAIPIINNFAAILGVLAIFFGIVGIVGAKKHDGAGRGMSIAVLIIGLVCVGIVLASQAMYGKAINDAGKAIQDSVDTSSGKKTDELLKNDVSVEVGQFSATTDAYGINKTLLSVKVTNKNAETKSYTVKIEAVDASGTRLAEDTIYANDLKSNGSGSYEAFKYVEAGKVDSLKTATFKVYSVGQS, encoded by the coding sequence ATGGGCAAAAACGAACAAAAGAAATCTGGGCTAGTCACAACAGGATTAGTTATAGGTATTATCGGGCTGGTGCTATCGGCAATCCCGATTATTAACAACTTCGCCGCAATACTTGGCGTGCTCGCTATATTTTTTGGCATAGTTGGCATTGTTGGCGCTAAGAAGCACGACGGAGCGGGCCGCGGAATGTCAATTGCCGTTTTAATCATAGGTTTAGTCTGCGTTGGCATCGTACTAGCCAGTCAAGCGATGTACGGCAAAGCAATAAACGATGCTGGTAAAGCCATCCAGGATTCAGTGGATACATCGAGCGGCAAAAAGACTGATGAGCTGCTCAAAAACGATGTTAGTGTTGAGGTTGGCCAATTTTCAGCAACTACTGATGCATATGGTATCAATAAAACCCTGTTAAGCGTTAAGGTTACAAATAAGAATGCCGAGACAAAATCATATACTGTTAAAATAGAGGCTGTAGATGCTAGCGGCACACGACTTGCAGAAGATACGATTTACGCTAACGACCTCAAAAGCAATGGGTCTGGATCATACGAAGCATTTAAATATGTAGAGGCTGGTAAAGTAGATAGTCTAAAAACCGCAACATTCAAGGTTTATTCTGTTGGTCAAAGTTAA